A window of the Candidatus Poribacteria bacterium genome harbors these coding sequences:
- a CDS encoding metal-dependent transcriptional regulator: MDRRSVSPSAENRASARLSRVLTHAMEDYVKAIYKVTAKHRRATTLLIAESLELSPASVTNMLKRLAKLGLVDYEPYQGAILTEAGTQIALEVIRHHRLLELYLTERLGFTWDEVDAEAETLEHVISEQFEDRIDELLGYPDTDPHGDPIPTRAGGVADRLFMPLASAIEGQNVVVRRVSDSDPDALRGFAGMGLVPDAEVAVLRVDEPTGQMRVRIGGVVHRVGPADAGQVFVEVV, translated from the coding sequence TCGAAGCGTAAGCCCAAGCGCTGAGAACCGAGCGTCGGCGCGTCTCTCACGCGTGCTGACTCACGCGATGGAGGACTACGTCAAGGCGATCTACAAGGTCACTGCCAAGCACAGACGAGCGACTACGCTTCTGATCGCGGAGTCGCTTGAGCTCAGTCCGGCGTCGGTGACGAACATGCTCAAACGGCTCGCCAAGCTGGGCTTGGTCGACTATGAACCCTACCAGGGCGCGATTCTGACCGAGGCAGGAACCCAGATCGCGCTCGAAGTCATCCGACATCACCGACTGCTGGAGCTCTACCTCACGGAGCGCCTCGGATTCACATGGGACGAGGTGGATGCCGAAGCCGAGACGCTGGAGCACGTCATCTCGGAGCAGTTCGAGGATCGCATTGACGAGCTGCTGGGGTATCCCGACACGGACCCTCACGGAGACCCGATCCCCACGCGGGCGGGCGGCGTGGCGGACCGTCTCTTCATGCCGCTCGCCTCCGCCATCGAGGGACAGAACGTCGTCGTCCGGCGCGTCAGCGATTCGGACCCGGACGCGCTGCGGGGGTTCGCTGGGATGGGTCTCGTCCCGGACGCCGAGGTGGCTGTCTTGCGCGTCGATGAGCCCACAGGTCAGATGCGCGTACGCATCGGCGGCGTCGTGCACCGTGTTGGGCCCGCGGATGCTGGACAGGTGTTCGTCGAAGTCGTCTAG